One genomic window of Streptomyces sp. NBC_01498 includes the following:
- a CDS encoding DUF397 domain-containing protein: MTTTADTLTGVHWFKSSYSNDANVNCVESAHLPGGAMAVRDSKIPDGPAFTLTGNAWATFINALADGGF, translated from the coding sequence ATGACAACCACGGCAGACACGCTGACTGGTGTCCACTGGTTCAAGTCGAGCTACAGCAACGACGCCAACGTCAACTGCGTCGAAAGCGCCCACCTCCCCGGCGGAGCCATGGCCGTACGCGACTCCAAAATCCCCGACGGCCCCGCCTTCACCCTCACCGGCAACGCCTGGGCCACCTTCATCAACGCCCTCGCCGACGGCGGGTTCTAG
- a CDS encoding helix-turn-helix domain-containing protein produces MMTDTEAATPTLCRLQLGSELRQIRLKAGLTSTQVVKKLLWSPSKLTRLETGDNATVEPSDIMALCQVYGVDEATAEQLKEYAAVTKTKRDWWQSTAFRPVIGPGANAFLGLESSASVVHTYQSEWVPGLLQTPEYVRVLHQNSHNGRSAEDIDRMVELRMRRQKVLHREPPLKYVVVISESVLLRQVGGPSIMRPQLAHLIKAASEPNIKVQVVPFKAGLHRCMNGAFCTLHFRDDTALKPLVHLEHLADSWVLRRQPDVELYAEAFNDLQALAPGPEESLSLIKKAMKEL; encoded by the coding sequence ATGATGACGGATACGGAGGCGGCGACGCCCACGCTGTGTCGCTTGCAACTCGGCAGTGAGCTGCGCCAGATCCGGTTGAAGGCAGGACTGACGTCAACTCAGGTTGTGAAGAAGCTGCTTTGGAGCCCTTCCAAACTGACCCGGCTGGAGACAGGGGACAACGCGACCGTCGAACCCTCCGACATCATGGCGCTGTGCCAGGTCTACGGGGTGGACGAAGCGACGGCTGAACAGCTCAAGGAGTACGCAGCCGTCACCAAGACGAAGCGAGACTGGTGGCAGTCAACCGCGTTCCGCCCGGTCATCGGCCCTGGTGCCAATGCGTTTCTGGGGTTGGAATCCTCGGCCTCGGTGGTGCACACGTACCAGTCCGAGTGGGTGCCGGGGCTGCTCCAGACGCCCGAGTACGTGCGTGTGCTCCACCAGAACTCGCACAACGGCCGTTCGGCGGAGGACATCGACCGTATGGTGGAACTGCGAATGAGACGGCAGAAGGTTCTTCATCGGGAGCCGCCGCTCAAGTATGTGGTGGTGATCAGCGAGTCTGTGCTGCTCCGGCAGGTGGGAGGGCCCTCGATCATGAGGCCCCAGCTTGCTCACCTCATCAAAGCTGCCTCCGAACCCAACATCAAGGTCCAGGTAGTTCCGTTCAAGGCCGGCCTTCACCGATGCATGAACGGAGCTTTCTGCACTCTTCACTTCCGGGACGACACTGCCCTCAAGCCGTTGGTGCATCTGGAACATCTGGCTGATTCTTGGGTGCTGCGTCGCCAGCCGGATGTCGAGCTGTACGCGGAAGCCTTCAACGACCTGCAAGCGTTGGCTCCAGGGCCCGAGGAGTCTCTGAGCCTGATCAAGAAAGCAATGAAGGAGCTTTAA
- a CDS encoding DUF6879 family protein — translation MTLLSLIPFHEITHLFTEFEHTAWRLETRHGYATDRDSPRWQRWKAGADIANEPFDTWRTNVREQTALGKRFERVRLVDDPPTEGQRFLLASGLGNVAAGEDIRHLTRAEAERLELPEFDFWLFDSRTLVKFVIDPEGAETVARACQARDTAWHHAVPTGEFQARALSAH, via the coding sequence GTGACCTTGCTGTCCCTGATCCCGTTCCACGAAATCACCCACCTGTTCACCGAGTTCGAGCACACCGCCTGGCGGCTGGAGACCCGGCACGGATACGCGACGGACCGCGACAGCCCGAGGTGGCAGCGCTGGAAGGCCGGCGCGGACATCGCGAACGAGCCTTTCGACACCTGGCGTACGAACGTCCGGGAGCAGACGGCTCTCGGCAAGCGGTTCGAGCGGGTGCGGCTCGTCGACGACCCGCCGACCGAGGGCCAGCGATTCCTCCTCGCCTCCGGGCTGGGCAACGTCGCCGCGGGTGAGGACATCCGTCACCTCACTCGCGCGGAGGCCGAGCGGCTCGAACTGCCCGAGTTCGACTTCTGGTTGTTCGACTCCCGGACCCTCGTCAAGTTCGTCATCGACCCCGAGGGAGCCGAAACCGTCGCCCGCGCCTGCCAGGCCCGCGACACCGCCTGGCACCACGCCGTGCCCACGGGGGAGTTCCAGGCGCGGGCACTGTCCGCTCACTGA
- a CDS encoding DUF6882 domain-containing protein has protein sequence MPAPRQPADRFSRRFEEVGAQIGAGAVAQAGVCERYQPPGGTWSLDYGAGLLRVGEVTVHQSPLGSLGHDGSWLWAWANEGTHPPGSPRLTLAEWLREFGERHQVHELAAPRLELAEFPDPLSAARRLALVALGVVRTRGVADVRLESGARAFVLVDDPAVPEAVFDGGSLPGLFAHAIGLFPYDPRQTVAGYLRRHGFATHEATDGRHVHGERDEATVAVRFTEDGLIAAVSHGARPGAQSARAVSE, from the coding sequence ATGCCGGCACCCCGTCAGCCCGCCGACCGATTCAGTCGCAGGTTCGAGGAGGTGGGGGCGCAGATCGGGGCCGGGGCCGTCGCGCAGGCGGGGGTGTGTGAGCGGTATCAGCCCCCGGGCGGGACCTGGTCGCTGGACTACGGGGCCGGGCTGCTGCGGGTCGGTGAGGTGACCGTGCACCAGTCGCCGCTCGGGTCGCTCGGGCATGACGGTAGCTGGCTGTGGGCATGGGCCAACGAGGGCACGCATCCGCCCGGTTCGCCGCGGCTGACCCTCGCGGAGTGGCTGCGGGAGTTCGGGGAGCGCCATCAGGTGCACGAGTTGGCCGCTCCGCGACTGGAACTGGCCGAATTTCCGGACCCCTTGTCGGCCGCCCGGCGACTGGCGCTGGTGGCTCTCGGAGTCGTACGCACGCGTGGTGTCGCGGATGTCCGGCTGGAGTCGGGGGCCCGTGCCTTCGTGCTCGTCGACGATCCCGCCGTCCCCGAGGCCGTGTTCGACGGTGGGTCGCTGCCGGGTCTCTTCGCTCACGCGATTGGCCTGTTTCCGTACGATCCCAGGCAGACGGTGGCCGGATATCTACGGCGGCACGGTTTCGCGACCCACGAAGCGACCGACGGACGACACGTCCACGGGGAACGCGACGAGGCGACGGTCGCCGTGCGTTTCACGGAGGACGGCCTGATCGCGGCCGTGTCTCACGGTGCCCGGCCGGGGGCGCAGAGTGCGCGCGCCGTGTCCGAATAG
- a CDS encoding acyl-CoA dehydrogenase family protein has product MSGYFTTEFHERLRAQVRAFAESEVRPRIPEMEASKSVQHELSQLIAWQGWLGVTIDPAYGGMGAGHVAKTIIIEELARVSGAMGAMVQASQLGVAKIIHFGSDSQKKTWLPEIAAGGCLPTIAVTEAGSGGHVLGMEATAHRDGDDYILNGSKVFVGNSHVGDLHGVVVRTGPGSKGLSAFLVEADRPGFSLAPHRPAMGLHGFSFGELIFNNCRVPAANLLGNEGDGLPVAYSSSILYGRANLTAVALGIHRAILEETVKFATSRQRYGAPLSELPTIKQKLGKMQSQLMTARLAAYHAVHLLDQGLPCDAELMNAKLVNVESAMDSARTAMEIHAGIGLSADRPIERYTRDAFHIFAPAGTSDIQLQRLAETALGTSKGDWSRRLAAHTGVGAAVPV; this is encoded by the coding sequence ATGAGTGGCTATTTCACCACGGAATTCCATGAACGGCTCCGGGCCCAGGTCCGGGCCTTCGCCGAGTCCGAAGTCCGTCCCCGCATACCCGAGATGGAGGCGTCCAAGTCCGTCCAGCACGAGCTGTCGCAGCTCATCGCCTGGCAGGGCTGGCTCGGCGTCACCATCGATCCCGCGTACGGCGGCATGGGCGCCGGCCACGTCGCGAAGACGATCATCATCGAGGAGCTGGCGCGGGTCAGCGGGGCCATGGGCGCCATGGTGCAGGCGTCACAGCTCGGCGTCGCGAAGATCATCCACTTCGGCAGCGACAGCCAGAAGAAGACCTGGCTCCCCGAGATCGCGGCCGGCGGCTGTCTGCCCACCATCGCCGTGACCGAGGCCGGTTCCGGCGGCCACGTCCTGGGCATGGAGGCCACCGCCCACCGCGACGGCGACGACTACATCCTCAACGGCTCGAAGGTCTTCGTCGGCAACTCGCACGTCGGGGATCTGCACGGTGTCGTGGTGCGCACCGGACCGGGCAGCAAGGGCCTCTCCGCGTTCCTCGTGGAGGCGGACCGCCCCGGCTTCTCGCTCGCCCCGCACCGGCCCGCGATGGGCCTGCACGGCTTCTCCTTCGGTGAGCTGATCTTCAACAACTGCCGGGTGCCCGCGGCGAATCTGCTGGGCAACGAGGGCGACGGGCTGCCCGTCGCGTACTCCTCCAGCATCCTGTACGGGCGGGCCAACCTCACCGCCGTCGCGCTGGGCATCCACCGGGCGATCCTGGAGGAGACGGTCAAGTTCGCCACCAGCCGCCAGCGCTACGGTGCTCCGCTCTCCGAACTCCCGACGATCAAGCAGAAGTTGGGGAAGATGCAGTCGCAGCTCATGACGGCGCGGCTGGCGGCCTACCACGCGGTGCATCTGCTGGACCAGGGACTGCCCTGCGACGCCGAGCTGATGAACGCCAAGCTGGTGAACGTCGAGTCGGCGATGGACTCCGCCCGTACGGCGATGGAGATCCACGCGGGCATCGGCCTGTCGGCGGACCGCCCGATCGAGCGCTACACGCGCGACGCGTTCCACATCTTCGCCCCGGCCGGCACCTCCGACATCCAGCTCCAGCGGCTGGCGGAGACGGCGCTGGGCACGTCCAAGGGCGACTGGTCACGACGACTGGCCGCCCACACCGGAGTGGGGGCGGCCGTCCCGGTCTGA
- a CDS encoding GAF domain-containing protein, translating to MTYDSEAGLHLPAPDTELARREARLRELGLGDVPDAEFDAFATQLAQAAGAPYAMVNFITGHQFFAGLHTPSASPAGPSGPEASSAPEVSRIMSRDHGYCPDVLNRRKALVLPDVYAYPRFASNEVVDLIGIRTYAGAPLIDERTDTVLGTVCFVGTDPRGKETGRDTLQLIKESRDQLMNLIYRRTGGGPR from the coding sequence ATGACGTACGACAGCGAAGCGGGCCTGCATCTCCCGGCGCCCGACACGGAATTGGCGCGGCGGGAGGCCCGGCTGCGTGAACTGGGCCTGGGCGATGTGCCGGACGCCGAGTTCGACGCCTTCGCGACCCAGCTCGCGCAGGCGGCGGGCGCGCCGTACGCGATGGTCAACTTCATCACCGGCCACCAGTTCTTCGCCGGGCTGCACACCCCGTCCGCGTCCCCGGCGGGCCCGTCCGGACCGGAGGCGAGCAGCGCGCCCGAGGTGAGCCGGATCATGTCCCGCGACCACGGGTACTGCCCGGACGTGCTCAACCGCCGCAAGGCGCTGGTACTTCCGGACGTGTACGCGTACCCGCGCTTCGCCTCGAACGAGGTGGTCGACCTGATCGGTATCCGTACGTACGCGGGCGCTCCGCTCATCGACGAGCGTACGGACACGGTGCTGGGCACGGTCTGCTTCGTCGGGACCGACCCGCGCGGCAAGGAGACGGGCCGCGACACCCTCCAGCTCATCAAGGAGAGCCGCGACCAGCTGATGAACCTCATCTACCGGCGTACCGGCGGCGGCCCGCGCTGA
- a CDS encoding GTP-binding protein, with protein MSSDDPIALKIVVGGGFGVGKTTMIGAVSEIKPLSTEETLTSASSRTGTDRLEGIESKDTTTVALDFGRITLQKQNMVLLLFGTPGQQRFWFTWDDLSLGAIGAVVLADTRRLLDCFAAVEYFESRDVPFVVAVNEFDAEDAYRYSSEEVREALELKADVPVLLCDARDPGSAKHVLVSLVSYAHTVSLRRAREQAVRAAPAAPPLQHSSDLGATS; from the coding sequence ATGTCGTCTGACGATCCCATCGCCCTGAAGATAGTGGTCGGGGGCGGCTTCGGCGTAGGCAAGACCACCATGATCGGCGCGGTCAGCGAGATCAAACCGCTGTCGACGGAGGAGACCCTGACCTCCGCGAGCAGCCGTACCGGTACGGACCGGCTGGAGGGCATCGAGTCGAAGGACACCACCACGGTGGCCCTGGACTTCGGCAGGATCACCCTCCAGAAGCAGAACATGGTGCTGCTGCTCTTCGGCACTCCCGGCCAGCAGCGTTTCTGGTTCACCTGGGACGACCTGTCGCTGGGCGCCATCGGGGCCGTCGTCCTGGCCGACACCCGCCGGCTGCTCGACTGCTTCGCCGCCGTCGAGTACTTCGAGAGCCGCGACGTGCCGTTCGTCGTCGCCGTCAACGAGTTCGACGCGGAGGACGCCTACCGGTACAGCTCGGAAGAGGTCCGTGAGGCGCTCGAACTCAAGGCGGACGTACCGGTGTTGCTCTGCGACGCGCGCGACCCCGGGTCCGCGAAGCACGTACTGGTCTCACTCGTCTCGTACGCGCACACGGTCTCGCTCCGCCGCGCGCGGGAGCAGGCCGTCCGGGCCGCGCCCGCCGCACCCCCCCTTCAGCACTCCAGCGATCTGGGAGCCACCTCATGA
- a CDS encoding DUF742 domain-containing protein has translation MSALDGTPWVDDDEHELRPYALTGGRTRPTNEMSLSSLLKARATAPEGYLSPEAAHCLALCRGEARSVAEVAATLGQPVQVAKILLSDLLDAGALIMAMPTRTADPKDPNLLEAVLEGLRTYVV, from the coding sequence ATGTCGGCTTTAGACGGCACCCCCTGGGTCGACGACGACGAGCACGAGCTCCGTCCGTACGCCCTGACGGGTGGGCGCACCAGGCCCACGAACGAGATGAGTCTGTCGTCGCTCCTCAAGGCGCGCGCCACCGCGCCGGAGGGCTACCTCAGTCCGGAGGCGGCACACTGTCTCGCGCTCTGCCGCGGCGAGGCACGGTCGGTCGCGGAGGTCGCCGCCACCCTGGGCCAGCCGGTCCAGGTGGCGAAGATCCTGCTCTCCGATCTGCTGGACGCGGGCGCGCTCATCATGGCCATGCCGACGCGTACGGCCGACCCGAAAGATCCGAACCTGCTGGAGGCAGTGCTTGAGGGGCTACGAACCTATGTCGTCTGA
- a CDS encoding roadblock/LC7 domain-containing protein — MADFIRRVPGTEGAVLASSDGVRKHSYGLSIDSADKLSAISTALCSLAGGVRDIKGPADGRVRQVVVEHDNGLLFVSMAGPGAVLGVLASDSADLGAVGFEMGQLVKSVPEHLSTPPRLRQPASDDRAL; from the coding sequence ATGGCTGATTTCATCAGGCGCGTCCCCGGTACCGAAGGCGCTGTCCTGGCTTCCAGCGACGGAGTGCGCAAGCATTCCTACGGTCTGAGCATCGACTCGGCGGACAAGCTCAGTGCGATCAGCACCGCGCTCTGTTCCCTGGCCGGCGGCGTCCGTGACATCAAGGGTCCCGCCGACGGCCGGGTCAGGCAGGTGGTGGTGGAGCACGACAACGGACTGCTCTTCGTGTCCATGGCCGGCCCCGGCGCCGTCCTGGGCGTGCTGGCCTCCGACAGCGCCGACCTGGGCGCGGTCGGTTTCGAGATGGGTCAGCTCGTCAAGAGCGTGCCCGAACACCTGAGTACGCCGCCACGGCTCAGGCAGCCCGCCTCCGACGACCGGGCACTCTGA
- a CDS encoding ATP-binding protein, translating into MPELSPHAAPADRRNGRRRGRSARNSRSADQAQPQNQAQIQAQNHVQSQTGPAAPVKAGRNLATEKGLRKRIRSLVVTPVASVMVLAAGSGSMWHYAGNSVETWSVSGAAAVIGLAMTVNAARKAAAVAAAVHEQRVTNATSARQWVERFEAVTAEGQKSIAQLLEQISRGERPQLPEALPHPVSQGNPFADLEQTLRLAQHQALAAVAEAGARQQVDVFVNIAQRLHALVNRALARLDNLESEVEDPDLLGGLFGVDHLVTQFRRQVESLAVMGGAVPRRINKPVPLPTVLRQGVAEIEQYARVRVIQPPEGTLPGYAAAEVIHLLAELVENAARFSAPETQVTLRAERVPAGLAIEIDDRGLPMAPDKLERMNRLLTRPDQFDIRAQLEDGRIGLFVVAQIARRHDIDVALRRNIYGGTQAVVVLPSALLDSAAPAPAQRQGQEQGRSRQQEHAPEHTPRTQQTPESPSDGAWPHPQPTSATTGSPAASQFLPDHQTTHQAHQPHASASHPTPSTAHQTYESHQTTHSTYETPQTHQTPQAPQTPHQSPYGVPQHASGGADHRGSLPAEAGARGSRNGRGSHGESSTSVRRIGSPAAHAAAAAAAAGSNGGNSANGSSNGTGGNGELPLPQRKSAYAASTAHSGGAHAGSRSDSPYLTGNHQDSGHQGGGRPPATAHPNPGPSSAGRSTTGSADIPPEVPRSTPASPPSDAGASPGRRPTLPRRSETYRGPEFPRLADADRQVVAPNPDLMARFASGIRLASSEDGPQGPPDQTS; encoded by the coding sequence ATGCCTGAACTCTCCCCGCACGCCGCCCCCGCCGACCGTCGTAACGGCCGGCGGCGCGGACGTTCCGCACGGAACAGCCGGTCCGCCGACCAGGCCCAGCCTCAGAACCAGGCCCAGATCCAGGCTCAGAACCACGTCCAGTCCCAGACGGGGCCCGCCGCCCCGGTCAAGGCCGGCCGGAATCTGGCCACCGAGAAGGGTCTGCGCAAGCGGATCCGCTCGCTCGTCGTGACGCCCGTGGCCTCCGTCATGGTGCTGGCCGCCGGCTCCGGGTCCATGTGGCACTACGCCGGGAACTCCGTGGAGACCTGGTCCGTCTCCGGCGCCGCCGCCGTGATCGGCCTGGCCATGACGGTCAACGCGGCCCGCAAGGCCGCCGCCGTCGCCGCCGCCGTGCACGAACAGCGGGTCACGAACGCCACGTCGGCCCGCCAGTGGGTCGAGCGCTTCGAGGCCGTGACCGCCGAGGGGCAGAAGAGCATCGCCCAGCTGCTGGAGCAGATCAGCCGCGGCGAGCGCCCCCAGCTGCCCGAGGCGCTGCCGCACCCGGTCAGCCAGGGCAACCCGTTCGCGGACCTGGAACAGACCCTGCGTCTCGCGCAGCACCAGGCGCTGGCCGCCGTCGCCGAGGCGGGCGCCCGCCAGCAGGTCGACGTGTTCGTCAACATCGCGCAGCGGCTGCACGCGCTGGTCAACCGCGCGCTGGCCCGGCTGGACAATCTGGAGAGCGAGGTCGAGGACCCGGACCTGCTCGGCGGCCTGTTCGGTGTCGACCACCTGGTCACCCAGTTCCGCCGCCAGGTGGAGAGCCTGGCCGTGATGGGCGGCGCGGTCCCCCGCCGTATCAACAAGCCCGTGCCGCTGCCGACCGTGCTGCGCCAGGGTGTCGCCGAGATCGAGCAGTACGCGCGCGTACGTGTCATCCAGCCGCCCGAGGGCACGCTGCCCGGCTACGCGGCGGCCGAGGTCATCCACCTGCTGGCCGAACTCGTCGAGAACGCGGCCCGGTTCTCCGCCCCCGAGACCCAGGTGACGCTGCGCGCCGAGCGTGTCCCGGCCGGTCTCGCGATCGAGATCGACGACCGCGGTCTGCCGATGGCGCCCGACAAGCTGGAGCGGATGAACCGGCTGCTCACCCGGCCGGACCAGTTCGACATCCGCGCGCAGCTGGAGGACGGCCGGATCGGTCTGTTCGTGGTCGCGCAGATCGCGCGCAGGCACGACATCGACGTGGCGCTGCGGCGGAACATCTACGGCGGTACGCAGGCCGTCGTCGTCCTGCCGAGCGCGCTGCTCGACTCCGCGGCGCCCGCGCCCGCCCAGCGTCAGGGCCAGGAGCAGGGGCGGTCCCGGCAGCAGGAGCACGCGCCGGAGCACACGCCGCGTACGCAGCAGACCCCCGAGTCCCCGTCGGACGGCGCCTGGCCGCACCCGCAGCCGACGTCCGCCACGACCGGCTCCCCGGCCGCGTCGCAGTTCCTCCCGGACCACCAGACGACTCACCAGGCGCACCAGCCCCACGCGTCGGCCTCCCACCCCACCCCCTCGACAGCTCACCAGACGTACGAGTCGCACCAGACGACCCACTCGACGTACGAGACACCCCAGACACACCAGACCCCCCAAGCACCCCAGACGCCCCACCAGTCGCCGTACGGAGTCCCCCAGCACGCGTCCGGCGGCGCCGACCACCGCGGCTCGCTCCCGGCCGAGGCGGGCGCCCGCGGCTCCCGCAACGGCCGCGGTTCGCACGGCGAGTCGTCCACGTCCGTACGCCGCATAGGCTCCCCCGCGGCCCACGCCGCGGCTGCCGCGGCGGCTGCCGGATCGAACGGCGGCAACAGCGCCAACGGCAGCAGCAACGGAACCGGCGGCAACGGTGAACTCCCGCTCCCCCAGCGGAAGTCCGCCTACGCCGCGAGCACCGCCCACAGCGGCGGCGCCCACGCGGGGAGCCGCTCGGACTCCCCGTACCTCACCGGAAACCACCAGGACTCCGGTCACCAGGGTGGCGGCCGACCCCCCGCCACCGCCCACCCCAACCCCGGCCCATCCAGTGCCGGCCGCTCCACCACCGGCTCTGCCGACATACCCCCCGAGGTCCCCCGATCCACCCCGGCCTCACCCCCCAGCGACGCCGGCGCTTCCCCCGGTCGTCGGCCCACGCTGCCCCGGCGGAGCGAGACGTACCGCGGACCCGAGTTCCCGCGGCTCGCCGACGCCGACCGGCAGGTCGTCGCCCCGAATCCGGATCTGATGGCTCGTTTCGCCTCCGGCATCAGGCTCGCCAGTTCGGAAGACGGCCCGCAGGGGCCCCCCGACCAGACGAGCTGA
- a CDS encoding glutaredoxin domain-containing protein, with the protein MTRVWGLAVVLVFCGGVAAAGLVYGGSPGAGVGFLVVFGVLAWVNSPLVFPRSVGVEEARRLGDADGRPVVFWRPGCTYCLRLRFRLGRRARELHWVDIWRDPAGAAAVRAANGGDETVPTVVVAGRAHVNPDPAWVREQLSRTR; encoded by the coding sequence ATGACACGTGTCTGGGGTTTGGCCGTCGTGCTGGTGTTCTGCGGGGGCGTCGCCGCGGCCGGGCTGGTGTACGGCGGGAGTCCCGGGGCGGGCGTCGGGTTTCTCGTGGTGTTCGGGGTGCTTGCCTGGGTCAACTCGCCGCTGGTGTTTCCGAGGTCCGTCGGGGTTGAGGAGGCACGGCGGCTCGGGGATGCCGACGGGCGGCCCGTGGTGTTCTGGCGGCCGGGGTGTACGTACTGCCTCCGGCTGCGCTTCCGGTTGGGCCGTCGGGCGCGGGAGTTGCACTGGGTCGACATCTGGCGCGACCCCGCCGGGGCCGCCGCCGTGCGGGCCGCCAACGGGGGTGACGAGACGGTGCCGACCGTCGTTGTCGCGGGTCGGGCGCATGTGAACCCCGATCCGGCGTGGGTACGCGAACAGCTCTCCCGTACGCGGTGA
- a CDS encoding YwqJ-related putative deaminase, whose translation MGYTIPEGVDTMLDVIGVGWPNVDEDAYRDMADALREFADDADDDGHAAHRHIQRLLSSGQSESLTALDAHWSKVQGKHKDLAKAARIIAGALDRVADLIVARKMAAVGELADLCATVGITLAFAPLTAGLSTLLAGAKIAATRIAFKRILKEMAEAAVAEIVATLTEPAVAAIENVVADLAIQAALNVVGVQNGIDTDRTVQAGKDGLQLNSAPGAGGPGPGGGPVIDHDAHGDTGTHLAGVQVSMRDKTGGKLTKAKSHHGRAKGKDSLTAVLDTTIEGVTEKLGKALGDLGDHVGKTLPNSITASSKTHKDADQDVRDGVRSVKSPPGKDKGVPGGGGGGGGGGNGGGPSGGGPNGKPLSPQPGWHGKSAGKMKHHRRDALDVNHLSEEQQRAALVRETRDLADSARDQEAGHNPPGKDRLVKSCAGGLLHEGTLTSHSSSTKRHGQTLLDTHPALKSVVDQVEKDIRADNENPGAGHGKCAEIALVSDRLHGIEERDNATISTPEDIRRVMSGALVYSLQIGEQDSPTGLKEHGDYKEPCRSCSRILPLIGVEAHS comes from the coding sequence GTGGGTTACACCATTCCCGAAGGCGTCGACACGATGCTCGATGTGATCGGTGTGGGCTGGCCGAACGTCGATGAGGACGCCTACCGTGACATGGCGGACGCGTTACGGGAGTTCGCGGATGACGCGGACGACGACGGGCACGCCGCGCACCGGCACATCCAGCGACTGCTTTCCAGCGGGCAGAGCGAGTCCCTGACCGCTCTGGACGCCCACTGGTCCAAGGTGCAGGGCAAGCACAAGGATCTGGCGAAGGCGGCCCGGATCATCGCGGGCGCGCTCGACCGTGTCGCTGATCTCATCGTGGCCCGGAAGATGGCCGCGGTCGGTGAACTCGCCGATCTGTGCGCCACGGTGGGGATCACGCTCGCCTTCGCTCCGTTGACGGCCGGGCTGTCGACGCTCCTGGCGGGTGCGAAGATCGCGGCCACCCGGATCGCGTTCAAGAGAATCCTCAAGGAGATGGCGGAGGCAGCCGTCGCGGAGATCGTCGCCACTCTCACGGAACCGGCGGTCGCCGCGATCGAGAACGTCGTGGCGGACCTGGCGATCCAGGCGGCGCTGAACGTCGTCGGCGTACAGAACGGCATCGACACCGACCGGACGGTGCAGGCCGGCAAGGACGGACTCCAGCTCAACTCCGCCCCGGGAGCGGGCGGTCCGGGCCCCGGCGGCGGACCGGTCATTGACCACGACGCGCACGGGGACACCGGCACACACCTGGCCGGTGTCCAGGTCTCCATGCGGGACAAGACCGGCGGCAAACTCACCAAGGCCAAGAGCCACCACGGCCGCGCCAAGGGCAAGGACTCGCTGACCGCCGTCCTCGACACGACCATCGAAGGCGTGACCGAGAAACTCGGCAAGGCACTGGGGGACCTCGGCGACCACGTCGGCAAGACTCTGCCCAACTCCATCACCGCGAGCTCGAAGACTCACAAGGACGCCGACCAGGACGTCCGCGACGGAGTGAGGAGTGTCAAGTCCCCGCCGGGAAAGGACAAGGGCGTCCCCGGTGGTGGGGGCGGTGGCGGTGGCGGGGGGAACGGCGGGGGCCCGTCCGGCGGAGGTCCCAACGGGAAGCCCCTGAGCCCCCAACCCGGCTGGCACGGGAAGAGCGCCGGCAAGATGAAGCACCACCGACGCGACGCACTTGACGTGAATCATCTGAGTGAGGAGCAGCAGCGGGCCGCCCTTGTCCGGGAGACGCGCGACCTAGCCGACAGTGCCCGTGACCAGGAGGCGGGGCACAATCCGCCCGGCAAGGACCGTCTGGTGAAGTCGTGCGCGGGAGGGCTGCTGCACGAGGGGACACTGACGAGCCACTCGAGCTCCACCAAACGGCACGGACAAACGCTCCTCGACACCCACCCCGCGCTCAAGAGCGTCGTGGATCAGGTGGAGAAGGACATTCGCGCGGACAACGAGAACCCGGGCGCGGGGCATGGCAAGTGCGCCGAGATCGCGCTTGTATCCGACCGGCTCCATGGTATAGAAGAAAGAGACAACGCAACGATCAGCACGCCAGAAGATATTCGCCGAGTGATGAGCGGAGCACTTGTCTACTCCCTGCAAATCGGAGAACAGGACTCGCCCACCGGGTTGAAAGAGCACGGCGATTACAAAGAGCCGTGTCGCTCGTGCTCAAGAATTCTTCCGCTGATCGGTGTCGAGGCACACAGTTAG
- a CDS encoding SUKH-3 domain-containing protein — translation MPILSTAEEVDAWLTEAGWYPGRDVGEEASDAIAAVVERYRSYGVDIEPSAPARAFIREHAFLLAVIDTAPENFAVFTPHLVFKGDAEEISELAGDLGVKLFPVGYDTYDGSTILMDDTGRFFFSHHTGAYYLGREKYEALMSLMSSDMEDAEDYFV, via the coding sequence ATGCCGATACTTTCCACAGCCGAAGAAGTCGACGCGTGGCTGACGGAAGCCGGCTGGTACCCGGGCCGTGACGTCGGTGAGGAGGCGTCCGACGCGATCGCGGCCGTGGTCGAGCGATACCGTTCCTACGGCGTGGACATCGAGCCTTCCGCACCTGCCCGCGCTTTCATCAGGGAGCACGCTTTCCTTCTGGCTGTCATCGACACCGCTCCGGAGAACTTCGCGGTTTTCACGCCGCATCTCGTCTTCAAGGGAGACGCCGAGGAAATCTCCGAGCTGGCCGGAGACCTCGGTGTGAAACTCTTTCCGGTCGGATACGACACGTACGACGGCTCCACCATCCTCATGGACGACACCGGTCGGTTCTTCTTTTCGCACCACACCGGGGCGTATTATCTGGGGCGCGAAAAATACGAGGCGTTGATGAGCCTGATGAGCAGTGATATGGAAGATGCGGAGGACTACTTTGTCTGA